In Kangiella koreensis DSM 16069, the DNA window AATCACTGAATCACTACTAGCCAGATCTACTTTGTTTTCTGGCACTAAAGAAGCGATGCTGTTATAGACTGGTTCTGCTTTTTGACTGAGCTGATAACTAAAAGACATATATAATCCAAGAAGAATAGTTACGGTTAAGATACCAACCGCCCACAAAGGAACTGCTCTTTGCTTTTCTATTAAGTCTGTAACATTGCTGCGCCAACGGGGTGATAGATCTTTTTCTTGCTCAGGCTGAAGTTTTTTTAACACGGCATAGAGCTGCTCTTTTTCCATCTCCAACCGCTCAAAACCATTATCCTCAACTTGGTATTTACCTTTAAAGCCAAGCTGTAGACACAAATACATCAGCTCTAATAGATATTGATTATTGAGCGCCACTTTGACTCTTTCATGGATAATTTTATAAAACTGTTCCCCACCCCAGGTTTGCTTATAAAAAACACTTAATAAACTTTTTGTACTCCAGATACTATTTGCACCCCAGGGTGAATTAAGAACAATCTCATCAATCAATGAGCAAATAGCATATCTGGCTTCAGCAATCGTCTCTGAACTGATTTCATCCTGTCTCAGTTGCTGCTCAAATTCTTTGATATGATTCATGCACTGCTTGTGCAGCATATTGATATTATTGATTTGAGTCGCCTGCTTTAGCTCA includes these proteins:
- the icmH gene encoding type IVB secretion system protein IcmH/DotU → MDRTILVPRPGGVQRPLDANEQTLEPDLSRSQKIPLSAFKIGVNPIIDAATTLLSLAIELKQATQINNINMLHKQCMNHIKEFEQQLRQDEISSETIAEARYAICSLIDEIVLNSPWGANSIWSTKSLLSVFYKQTWGGEQFYKIIHERVKVALNNQYLLELMYLCLQLGFKGKYQVEDNGFERLEMEKEQLYAVLKKLQPEQEKDLSPRWRSNVTDLIEKQRAVPLWAVGILTVTILLGLYMSFSYQLSQKAEPVYNSIASLVPENKVDLASSDSVINYAKNLRQLLSTEIGRGLLQVVEDIDHVAIIITSNQMYSSASAQLNENSIALIEKIGQIATTTPGHIQVVGHSDDQKIFTAKYHSNWELSLARANSVVRILNQNQNLAGRVTAEGRGAAEPRVANDTDTNRALNRRVEILLWVKDKFKDKQTVEVSEL